A section of the Ranitomeya imitator isolate aRanImi1 chromosome 7, aRanImi1.pri, whole genome shotgun sequence genome encodes:
- the TMEM186 gene encoding transmembrane protein 186 isoform X3 produces the protein MAQLIIRSWCFRPSCQPLSVQLWKSNVPCRTSFIGCGRITHPSRTEVSQLLSSTNKKWIETSSLFRTASPLSTKTDDSTKFTLIYKFPGIRYCRVVSRMKLLQTTLTILVLPPVYYFYLQGQLSQFAAVYCTGVTLFAGFMLYGMSYYLRRIIGMLYVDEDLKTVKVSYMTFWGNRRNILVPINDVKQLSETGDNKGEILRQFARYSDPHILYFTTRYGLVLDREKFAAVFGE, from the coding sequence ATGGCACAGCTCATCATTCGATCCTGGTGTTTCAGACCTTCATGTCAACCGCTTTCGGTCCAGTTGTGGAAATCTAATGTGCCTTGCAGAACCTCCTTTATTGGATGTGGGAGAATTACTCACCCATCACGTACAGAGGTTTCCCAGTTATTGTCCTCTACAAATAAGAAGTGGATAGAAACCTCGAGTTTATTCCGTACAGCTTCACCGCTCAGCACAAAGACTGATGACTCCACCAAGTTTACACTAATCTACAAGTTTCCAGGCATCCGATACTGTAGGGTGGTCTCCAGGATGAAACTTTTGCAGACCACCTTGACCATATTGGTTCTTCCTCCCGTTTATTATTTCTATTTGCAAGGACAACTCTCCCAGTTTGCTGCAGTTTATTGCACTGGAGTCACTCTTTTTGCAGGCTTCATGCTGTATGGTATGAGCTATTACCTGCGTAGAATTATCGGGATGCTATATGTGGACGAAGACCTAAAAACTGTGAAGGTTTCCTACATGACTTTTTGGGGAAACAGaagaaatattttggttccaattaATGATGTGAAACAGCTTTCAGAAACCGGCGATAATAAGGGGGAGATTCTCCGTCAGTTTGCAAGATACAGTGATCCCCATATTCTGTACTTCACTACTCGGTATGGATTGGTCTTGGATAGAGAGAAGTTCGCTGCGGTTTTTGGAGAATAA
- the TMEM186 gene encoding transmembrane protein 186 isoform X2 — protein MSAGYISMAQLIIRSWCFRPSCQPLSVQLWKSNVPCRTSFIGCGRITHPSRTEVSQLLSSTNKKWIETSSLFRTASPLSTKTDDSTKFTLIYKFPGIRYCRVVSRMKLLQTTLTILVLPPVYYFYLQGQLSQFAAVYCTGVTLFAGFMLYGMSYYLRRIIGMLYVDEDLKTVKVSYMTFWGNRRNILVPINDVKQLSETGDNKGEILRQFARYSDPHILYFTTRYGLVLDREKFAAVFGE, from the exons ATGTCCGCAG GTTACATCTCCATGGCACAGCTCATCATTCGATCCTGGTGTTTCAGACCTTCATGTCAACCGCTTTCGGTCCAGTTGTGGAAATCTAATGTGCCTTGCAGAACCTCCTTTATTGGATGTGGGAGAATTACTCACCCATCACGTACAGAGGTTTCCCAGTTATTGTCCTCTACAAATAAGAAGTGGATAGAAACCTCGAGTTTATTCCGTACAGCTTCACCGCTCAGCACAAAGACTGATGACTCCACCAAGTTTACACTAATCTACAAGTTTCCAGGCATCCGATACTGTAGGGTGGTCTCCAGGATGAAACTTTTGCAGACCACCTTGACCATATTGGTTCTTCCTCCCGTTTATTATTTCTATTTGCAAGGACAACTCTCCCAGTTTGCTGCAGTTTATTGCACTGGAGTCACTCTTTTTGCAGGCTTCATGCTGTATGGTATGAGCTATTACCTGCGTAGAATTATCGGGATGCTATATGTGGACGAAGACCTAAAAACTGTGAAGGTTTCCTACATGACTTTTTGGGGAAACAGaagaaatattttggttccaattaATGATGTGAAACAGCTTTCAGAAACCGGCGATAATAAGGGGGAGATTCTCCGTCAGTTTGCAAGATACAGTGATCCCCATATTCTGTACTTCACTACTCGGTATGGATTGGTCTTGGATAGAGAGAAGTTCGCTGCGGTTTTTGGAGAATAA
- the TMEM186 gene encoding transmembrane protein 186 isoform X1, with translation MSAAGYISMAQLIIRSWCFRPSCQPLSVQLWKSNVPCRTSFIGCGRITHPSRTEVSQLLSSTNKKWIETSSLFRTASPLSTKTDDSTKFTLIYKFPGIRYCRVVSRMKLLQTTLTILVLPPVYYFYLQGQLSQFAAVYCTGVTLFAGFMLYGMSYYLRRIIGMLYVDEDLKTVKVSYMTFWGNRRNILVPINDVKQLSETGDNKGEILRQFARYSDPHILYFTTRYGLVLDREKFAAVFGE, from the exons ATGTCCGCAG CAGGTTACATCTCCATGGCACAGCTCATCATTCGATCCTGGTGTTTCAGACCTTCATGTCAACCGCTTTCGGTCCAGTTGTGGAAATCTAATGTGCCTTGCAGAACCTCCTTTATTGGATGTGGGAGAATTACTCACCCATCACGTACAGAGGTTTCCCAGTTATTGTCCTCTACAAATAAGAAGTGGATAGAAACCTCGAGTTTATTCCGTACAGCTTCACCGCTCAGCACAAAGACTGATGACTCCACCAAGTTTACACTAATCTACAAGTTTCCAGGCATCCGATACTGTAGGGTGGTCTCCAGGATGAAACTTTTGCAGACCACCTTGACCATATTGGTTCTTCCTCCCGTTTATTATTTCTATTTGCAAGGACAACTCTCCCAGTTTGCTGCAGTTTATTGCACTGGAGTCACTCTTTTTGCAGGCTTCATGCTGTATGGTATGAGCTATTACCTGCGTAGAATTATCGGGATGCTATATGTGGACGAAGACCTAAAAACTGTGAAGGTTTCCTACATGACTTTTTGGGGAAACAGaagaaatattttggttccaattaATGATGTGAAACAGCTTTCAGAAACCGGCGATAATAAGGGGGAGATTCTCCGTCAGTTTGCAAGATACAGTGATCCCCATATTCTGTACTTCACTACTCGGTATGGATTGGTCTTGGATAGAGAGAAGTTCGCTGCGGTTTTTGGAGAATAA